The window CAAGGCTTGAAGTTGCTTCCTCAAAAGTTTTCATTAAAGGAGTTTTTACTAATGGGCCAGTTGGGTATGGATTAGCACGTTTTCCCCATAACTCTGGTACTTCTTCACCAGAAATACCCGCCATATATTCAAATTTTTCATAATATGGTTCAATTTCTTCGTATGTAATACCCCAATCTTGAAGCGTCATCCATTCCGGGATTTTAGCTTCACCATATCGTTCTATGGTTTTAGAACGAATTTCGAAGTCATACGGTAAGAAACGGTAAGTTTGTCCATTCCAGTGAGAACCAGCTCCACCTACACCATCACCAACGATGAATGTACCATAATGACGCATTGGAAGCGATTTTTGATCAGGTGTACTACGATAAGTAATTGTTTCTTTTGATAAATCCTGCATTAACTCCGTTCGATGTTGATAGCGCAATTCATCGTGAGCCATTGTATAATCTGCTGTCGTACGATCTTTACCACGTTCTAATCCCACAACGTTGATACCAGCTTTTGTTAGTTCGGCAGATACGATACCGCCAGCCCAGCCCATACCTATTATTACTACTGGTGCTTTTTCTAATTTTGTTGCCATTTATTTAGTCAATCCTTTCTCTTTTACGTCCAAATTAAATCATTAGCTCATGTGGCTGCTTAGGCCCTCTGGTTTTAGTTCGATAAATTCTTCGCTTTGAATTTCGTTTACATATTGCATGCGAGAACCAGGGTATTTACGCATTGACCAACCGATCATTTCACTGTTACCACCATACATTGGGTCAGCATACACACCTTCAATTGTCATTGTACGTAGTAAATTGAAGAATTCAGATGAACTAGTATTTCCATACAATGTTGCTTTGCCTTCACTAAATGCAGTTAATACTTCATCTTGTTGTTCAGGTTCTAACGCAGTAAATGCGCTTTCATAATTTTCTTTTGAATAAGTATCGAGTGCTACTAATCCCGCACGGAATAAATCCTTGCGCAATAATTTCTGTTGTGGGCCTTGGTTTTCACCCGGAGTATAGAAACCACCTAATCGATAGTCCTTTACATTGTTACCCCATTGACCCGCTAACTGATGGTCGATATATACAGCAGCTAATAATTCTTTTGCACCTGGTCCGTTATCATCTTCTGGATAAATACGATCAGCAGCAGCTGCTGCTGTTTGATATTCTGCTGGTGTAAAGAACATTAATGCGTGATTGAAGTTTGTAGAACCTGTACCGTGTGAAGCGTGTTGTGAGTTCGGATCAGTAGTTGAAGTACCTTCATTGTTTTTAACTACTAAACTAGTTACTGCACCACCAAGAACTAATCCTCCAAGTGTTAATCCTGAATTTTTTAAGAAATTACGTCTTGTCGACTTTTTCTCCGTGAAATTTTCTTTCTCTGCCATTATGAGTCCTCCTTAATTAACTGAACATAGCTCCAAAATTAAAATAAAGTGCGAAAATTATAGACGCCATAATTATTGAAAGCATAAAACCTAAATGTTTAATTCCTATCCAACATCCAATAATAATAGCTAAACCTACAGCTGAACCAATAAGCGCAAATGCGGGTACAACACTATTGTATACAGAAATAGTGAATGCATATCCTACCGTTAATGTAATCCCGGCCAACACTTGAAATATCAGCGAAAGTTCCTCGCGGTTATACTCTGTCATGTTTTCCCTCCTTGAAGATTATACGCAGATTATTTGTTTACTTTTTTAATAAAGCGTGTATAATTTAATTTTGTTCCTCTCAAAAACTATTTCATTCTATAACAGTTTTGTATACAAATCAAAGTTTTTATTATGAATATAGAAATTTTTTTAATAAATTGGTTTCATTTTTTACATATTCTAGAAAGCGTGGTGAAAGAATGGAAGATAAAGAGTATACATTGGTGGAACATCTAGAAGAATTGCGTAAACGGTTGATTATTATTTGTGTAGTCTTTTTAGTAGCGCTATTAGTAGGTTTCCTTTTCGCACCAGACATATTACAGTTCTTAAAATCTCAAGAGGTCGCAAAACAAGTAGATTGGAATGTATTCGGCTATACAGATGGCATCTCAATTTATGTAAAGTGTGCACTTTTAGTTGCTATTTGTTTTACTTTACCTGTTGGGATGCATCAAATTTGGCAATTTACAAAACCAGGATTAACAAACAAAGAAGCAACTAGTGCTGGTACATTTATTCCAGCTGCCTTCCTCCTATTTATAATAGGTGTTTCATTTAGTTACTTTATTTTGTTCCCACTCATGCTAAATTTTATGGCTAATATCAATAAAACAATTGGTGCAACTGAAACTTATGGGATGCAACAATACTTTACACTCATGTTTAACCTACTAATTCCAGTTGGACTTGTATTTGAACTACCTGTAGTTATCTTGTTTTTAACAAAGTTGGGAATAGTTACTCCTGCTCGTTTGCGAAAAATGCGCAAAATAGCCTATTTTATCCTCATTGTAGTTGGAGTTATGATTTCACCACCTGATTTTGTTTCAGATTTCTTAATTATTATTCCGTTATTACTTTTATTTGAAATAAGTATCATCGTTTCGGAGAAGACTTATAAAAAGCAATTAAAAAATGCTGAAGAAGTGACAAACTAAGAACTAAATTATTGGAGGAGGGTTTTCAATGTTTCAATCGATCGGAGTACCAGGATTAGTTATAATCCTAGTCATTGCTTTAATTTTATTCGGACCATCTAAATTACCTCAGTTGGGGAAAGCTGTTGGACAAACTTTAAAAGAATTTAAAGATTCAACAAAAGATGTGGTCGATGATGTGACAGGTGAATTCAAGGAAGCAAAAGAAGAATTCACATTAGTTGATAACAAAAAAGAAGACACAGCAAAAAAATAATTCCTACTTAAACACACTAATAATTTGTCCCCTCTAGATACTAGTGATACTTTCTAGTGGCACTGTTATCTAGAGGGGATTAAAAGGAATTAACTTAGGGTACTGTTCTTTAAATGGAGGAATAATTTTATGTTAAACTCAATCGGAATTCCAGGATTAATCATTATTTTAGTGATTATCTTAATCATGTTTGGTCCTTCTAAGCTACCAAAATTAGGCCGCTCAATTGGTGAATCGATGAAAAACTTCAAAGATTCCACTAAAGGTGTTTTAGACGACGAAGAAGACAATAAAAAAGAAGAAAAAATGTAATATAAAAGAGTTGTCCCAATTCATTTGGAACAACTCTTTTGCTATTTTATAGTGGGATATTCCCATGCTTTTTCGCTGGTCTTGTTTCCTCTTTGTTTGAAAGCATATCTAATGCTTGTATCAATTTAATACGAGTTTCACGAGGGTCTATTACATCATCGACCATCCCGCGAGATGCTGCTACATATGGATTTGCAAATTTTTCTTTGTATTCTTCAATTTTTGCTGCACGAGTAGCTTCTGGGTCTGCTGATTTCGCAATTTCATTTGCAAAAATAATATTCGCTGCACCAGCCGCACCCATTACTGCAATTTCAGCATTTGGCCAAGCGAATACAAGATCGGCACCAATAGCTTTCGAGTTTAGTGCTACATAAGCACCACCATATGCTTTACGTAAAATAACTGTTATTTTTGGAACTGTTGCTTCTGAATACGCATATAAAATTTTCGCTCCATGACGAATGATTCCACCATGCTCTTGTTTTACTCCTGGGAAGAAACCAGATACATCTTCAAATGTGATAATCGGGATATTGAAGGAATCACATGTACGAATAAAGCGAGATGCTTTATCTGACGAATCAATATCTAAACCACCAGCCAGTGCTTTTGGTTGGTTACAAACTAAACCAACAGACTCTCCAGCAATTCGAGCAAAACCTACAACTATATTTTTCGCAAACTCAGAATGTACCTCCATAAAGGATCCTTCATCCACTACTTGTTCTACAACTTTACGGACATCGTATGGTTTTGTTGGTTCGATGGGTACATAGTCGATGATATCTGGACGATAATCATCCGTTTGTGGTCTTTGTTGCTTTGGTGCTTTTTCTTTATAACTTTGAGGTAGATAACTTAGTAATCTACGAATCTGTTCGATAGATTCCTCTTCAGATGGTGCACGGAAATGGGCATTCCCACTAATTGAGTTATGCACCTTTGAACCACCTAGATCTTCCGAAGAAATTTTTTCGCCTGTTACAGTTTCGATAACTTTTGGTCCAGTAATGAACATTTGCGATGTTTTATCAACCATTAAGATAAAGTCGGTAATTGCAGGTGAATAAACAGCACCACCCGCACAAGGCCCCATAATTACTGAAATTTGTGGAATTACGCCCGAATAGATCGAATTGCGATAAAAAATATGACCATATCCATCTAATGAAAGTACCCCTTCTTGGATACGTGCCCCGCCTGAATCGTTAATACCGATGAATGGTGTACCATTTTTCGCTGCTAAATCCATTACAGCAGCAATCTTCATGGCATGCATTTCACCAAGGGCACCACCGAATACCGTAAAGTCTTGTGCGAAAAGATAGACATTACGTCCATTTATTTTACCAAAGCCAGTCACCACCCCATCACCAGGTCCAACTTGCTTGTCCATTCCAAAGTCTGTCGTTCTATGGGTAATAAACGGATTGATCTCTACGAAGCTTCCTTCATCGAGTAGTAAATCGATACGTTCACGAGCTGTTAATTTTCCTTTTTCATGTTGCTTCTCAATTCTCTTGTCTCCCCCACCAAGCTCGATTTCACGCTTTCGGTCATGCATTTCGTTTATTTTATCGAACATATCCATACTCATCTATCCCCTTTTCCACTTTTATCGCAAAGCTCATATAAAACACCAAAAGAATCCTTTGGATGTAAGAAGGCTACCTCAGCTCCCCCTGCACCAGGTTTTGGCTCCTCCGAGAGAATTCTTATCCCTTTTTCTTGTAATTCTTGCATTCTCTCACGAATACCCTTCACCCCAAAAGCAACATGCTGAATTCCCTCACCACGTTTTTCAATATGTTTATAGATTGCACTTTCTTCACTTGTTGGTTCCAATAATTCAAACTTTACATTCCCAGCATCTATGAATGCCACGCGTACGTGCTGGGAAGGAACTTCTTCAATTTTCAGTAATTTCAATCCAAGCGTTTCCGTATAATATGTAATTCGTTCTTCCAAGTTTTTAACAGCAATCCCAATATGATCCACTTTCTCCATTATAACACCCCTCTGTTATAGTACATATCTATTTTAACTAATTTGAAAACAATTGGCTACGTACTTGTGTTATTTTCTAAATTTGATAAACTAAAAATAAGAAACAAAGGAGAGAACGAATATGAGCAATAAAAAATTTCAGAAAATAGTTGTATATTGTATGATAGCAATTATGGTAATCTCTACTTTAGCATTTGGTCTATCATTCTTCTAATTTCTAAACTTTGCGATTACACTTCTTCTGTAATCGCCTTTTTTCTTCTCTTTTTCTTGATTCCTTTAAAGGACTGCTTGATCACCAGATACTCATCCATTTCTTCAATAAATTGATAAAGTGAAGCCATAGCAAGGAACTTCTCATGGTTTTCTGGTAAAGGCATCTTTGCAAACTCTTCTTTTACTATTTCCAGTTTGTCTCTAAATCTCTTCGCAGTATTTCCTGAATGTACATTTTCTGCTAAATCCTCTATAAAATCTGCGACTAACTCCGCTTGTTGTACCATAACAGGCAATGTTGTAATTTTGGGTAGAACCCCTTCAATAATTTCAAATTGTTTCTCACGCATATCGAAATAGAGATAAAATTCATTTTGTTTTCGTGTTAAATGGTTTTCAACATCTTTGAAGGCTAAAGATTTCGCTCTATTTATAAGATTTTCTGCTTCAATTATCTCTTTCCCATCCCAAGAGGTATCACCATTACGCAAATATTTTACGATTTCGGAAAAAATCGAACGGTAAATTTCTTCCAATTCTTCAATATATCGTTCAAGATCTTTCTGATAATCTCCCATATACATATTGACTGCAAGTGCTGTACCAAAGCCAATTGCCATTAAGGAAAGCTCATTTAGAAATAAATCGAGAGTAAAGTTCGCTTCAGAGTACAAATGCATAATAATTACGACACTCGATATAAAACCTGCCGAAACATTAATTGAGACAATTGTTGGTATAAATAACAAAATCATAATTCCAAGCACAATGGGGTTATAAGCAATTTCTTCAAATAAAATATAGGCAAAACCCATTCCTATTAGACTTGCTACCAATCTTGTATATACTGCGTGTACCGATTTCCTTTTAGTAGTCTGAATACAAAGTATGGTAAGAATCGCTGCTGAGGATGCAAATTCTAAATTAAAATAACTCGCGATTGCGATAGCAATTGTGGCGCCTACTGCTGTTTTAATTGTTCGATAGCCGATTTTATACTTTTTAATATCGACTTCCCCCTTCAAGCATTTAAACTGAAAATTAAGATAAAACGAAAAATTAGAAAACTAGGCTGATTGCCAAGCTTTTAAGCAATCAGCCTATGTTGCACTTAGGTGGATAAGAAAGCCAATTCTTTCTATCCATGAACATATCCCTAAAGCCTGAGCTCTTTGGAGTTATCGTTCATCTAAGTATCAATTCTGTTCCTTATGAAAGTGGATGTTTATTACACTTCTTCACAGTATTCTTCAAAATTACCTTGAAGGTTTGTAACAACTGACATTGGGTCATGCCCTTCAATTTCATGGCGACCGATATCTGCCACAATTTTTCCGTCTTTTAATAGAACGAATGCTGGTGATGATGGAATGTGATTATCCCCAAATAGATGACGTGCAGCGGCAGTCGCTTCTTTATCTTGACCAGCAAATACCGTTACTAAGTGATCTGGGCGTTTATCATAATGAATAGCATTCGCAGCAGCTGGACGAGCAATTCCTCCTGCACAACCACAAACTGAGTTCACCATTACCAACGTTGTTCCAGTACGAGCAAATGCTTCCTCAACTTCCTCTGGTGTACGCAGTTGTTCGTAACCTGCACTTTCAATTTCAGCGCGTGCTGTTCTTTTAATTTCTTCCATAAATAAATCGTAATCCATATTCATGATTTATCGCTCCTCTCAACTATTCATTTTAACATAAAGACATAAAATTGTAGATTTTCTTGCTCCTTAGGAAAACAGCTTTGAAACTCCTTGTGTGACAGTAATTTCTCCTCTTAGTATGGCCTCTTCAATCGACTTTACTTCAATTTTCCGATTAGAATTTTGGAAAAAAGAGTCTATCAAAGTATCGCGTATCATTGTGTGGAACCATTCTTTTGTTTGTTCGAGTCTTCGTGATTCCCAAACATTCGAACTTTTAATGGTTTGTTCAAATTGACAAATTATTTCCCAAACCTCCATCAGACCAGTTTTTTCATGCGAAGAGGCAGGGATAGCTCTACTCATCCATCCTGGCGTTGCTGGCTGGAGAAAATGCAGGATTTGCATGTACTCTCGAACAGTCCTCCTTGCCTTTTGAACATTATCTCCATCACTTTTATGAACTACAATTCCATCAGCGAGTTCCATTATTCCTTTTTTCATCCCTTGTAATTCATCACCCGCACCTGTCAGCACTAGTAAAAGAAAGAAATCAACCATTCCGCGGACATAGGTCTCACTCTGCCCGACCCCAACAGTTTCAATCAGAATGACATCATATCCCGCCGCTTCGCATAGCAGCATTGTTTCTCTAGATTTTTTATGGACACCACCTAATGTGCCGGCACTTGCAGATGGTCGTACAAAGGCACTTTTGTTACGACTCAATTCTTCCATTCGAGTTTTATCCCCCAGGATACTTCCACCAGAAATTGTTGAACTCGGATCGATTGCTAATACTGCTACTCTTTTCCCCATATTACACAACATTGTTCCGAAGGTTTCAATAAAAGAACTTTTCCCTGCCCCTGGAACACCCGTAATTCCTATTCGGATACTATTTCCCGTATATGGCAGAAGCTCTTGTAGAAGCTTTTGAGCCTGCTCTTTATGATCAGTATTGGAACTTTCGATAAGGGTTATAGCTTTAGAAAGAGAAGTTCGCTGACCAGATCGTACATCATCTGCCAACTTAGAGATATCAATCTCATTCTGCTTTTTTTTCTTGAATTTTTTCGGTTTAATGGTCATTCCGTCATGGCCACCGTTTACCCCAAGCCTAACGTTTAAAGCACCCACGTCTTGCTGCAAGTTCTCATTACGTTCCATTAATCAGACACTTCCTCGTATCCCAAACGTCTATAAATTTCTTCAATTATTTTTATAGCTGAGACGGGAATTACTGTCCCGGGACCAAAAATTGCTACTGCACCAGCATCATAAATAAATTGGTAGTCTTGAGCTGGAATTACTCCGCCAACAATGACAATAATATCTTCTCGACCTAGTTTTTCAAGCGCTTCAATTAATTCAGGTACTAATGTTTTGTGACCCGCTGCAAGGGATGAGACACCTACACAATGAACATCGTTCTCTACAGCCATTTGTGCTGCTTCTTCCGGTGTCATAAACAAAGGAGAGATATCTACATCAAAGCCAAGATCAGCATAGCCTGTTGCTACTACTTTCGCTCCACGATCATGTCCATCTTGCCCCATCTTCGCCACCAGAATTCTAGGTCGGCGGCCCTCATTTTCTAAAAATTCATCGGTCATTAGCTTCACTTCTTTAATAAGTTCATCATCCGAAAAATTAGAAGAATAAACACCGGAAATGGAACGAATTACCGCCTTATGGCGACCTGAAACTTTTTCAATCGCATCAGATATTTCTCCAAGTGAAGCACGGGCACGGGCCGCGTCAATAGCAACTGCTAATAAGTTTTCTTCCCCTATTTTTGCTGCATCTGATAAACGTGCTAATTGTTTTTGAACTTCTGCTTCATTTCGTTCAAGTTTCAATTTTTCTAAGCGTTCAATTTGTTTTTGACGAACAATTGAATTATCGATATCTAAAATGTCGATTGGTTCTTCTTTATCTAAAAGGTATTTATTTACCCCAACGATTGTTTCAGTTTTTGAGTCGATTTTAGCTTGGCGTTTCGCTGCAGATTCTTCGACTTTCATTTTTGGTAGGCCCGTTTCAATTGCTTTTGCCATCCCGCCCAGTTCTTCAATT is drawn from Lysinibacillus sp. SGAir0095 and contains these coding sequences:
- a CDS encoding gluconate 2-dehydrogenase subunit 3 family protein, whose protein sequence is MAEKENFTEKKSTRRNFLKNSGLTLGGLVLGGAVTSLVVKNNEGTSTTDPNSQHASHGTGSTNFNHALMFFTPAEYQTAAAAADRIYPEDDNGPGAKELLAAVYIDHQLAGQWGNNVKDYRLGGFYTPGENQGPQQKLLRKDLFRAGLVALDTYSKENYESAFTALEPEQQDEVLTAFSEGKATLYGNTSSSEFFNLLRTMTIEGVYADPMYGGNSEMIGWSMRKYPGSRMQYVNEIQSEEFIELKPEGLSSHMS
- the tatC gene encoding twin-arginine translocase subunit TatC, with the translated sequence MEDKEYTLVEHLEELRKRLIIICVVFLVALLVGFLFAPDILQFLKSQEVAKQVDWNVFGYTDGISIYVKCALLVAICFTLPVGMHQIWQFTKPGLTNKEATSAGTFIPAAFLLFIIGVSFSYFILFPLMLNFMANINKTIGATETYGMQQYFTLMFNLLIPVGLVFELPVVILFLTKLGIVTPARLRKMRKIAYFILIVVGVMISPPDFVSDFLIIIPLLLLFEISIIVSEKTYKKQLKNAEEVTN
- a CDS encoding twin-arginine translocase TatA/TatE family subunit codes for the protein MFQSIGVPGLVIILVIALILFGPSKLPQLGKAVGQTLKEFKDSTKDVVDDVTGEFKEAKEEFTLVDNKKEDTAKK
- the tatA gene encoding twin-arginine translocase TatA/TatE family subunit, which encodes MLNSIGIPGLIIILVIILIMFGPSKLPKLGRSIGESMKNFKDSTKGVLDDEEDNKKEEKM
- a CDS encoding acyl-CoA carboxylase subunit beta; translation: MDMFDKINEMHDRKREIELGGGDKRIEKQHEKGKLTARERIDLLLDEGSFVEINPFITHRTTDFGMDKQVGPGDGVVTGFGKINGRNVYLFAQDFTVFGGALGEMHAMKIAAVMDLAAKNGTPFIGINDSGGARIQEGVLSLDGYGHIFYRNSIYSGVIPQISVIMGPCAGGAVYSPAITDFILMVDKTSQMFITGPKVIETVTGEKISSEDLGGSKVHNSISGNAHFRAPSEEESIEQIRRLLSYLPQSYKEKAPKQQRPQTDDYRPDIIDYVPIEPTKPYDVRKVVEQVVDEGSFMEVHSEFAKNIVVGFARIAGESVGLVCNQPKALAGGLDIDSSDKASRFIRTCDSFNIPIITFEDVSGFFPGVKQEHGGIIRHGAKILYAYSEATVPKITVILRKAYGGAYVALNSKAIGADLVFAWPNAEIAVMGAAGAANIIFANEIAKSADPEATRAAKIEEYKEKFANPYVAASRGMVDDVIDPRETRIKLIQALDMLSNKEETRPAKKHGNIPL
- the mce gene encoding methylmalonyl-CoA epimerase — protein: MEKVDHIGIAVKNLEERITYYTETLGLKLLKIEEVPSQHVRVAFIDAGNVKFELLEPTSEESAIYKHIEKRGEGIQHVAFGVKGIRERMQELQEKGIRILSEEPKPGAGGAEVAFLHPKDSFGVLYELCDKSGKGDR
- the prli42 gene encoding stressosome-associated protein Prli42, with the protein product MSNKKFQKIVVYCMIAIMVISTLAFGLSFF
- a CDS encoding aromatic acid exporter family protein, giving the protein MKGEVDIKKYKIGYRTIKTAVGATIAIAIASYFNLEFASSAAILTILCIQTTKRKSVHAVYTRLVASLIGMGFAYILFEEIAYNPIVLGIMILLFIPTIVSINVSAGFISSVVIIMHLYSEANFTLDLFLNELSLMAIGFGTALAVNMYMGDYQKDLERYIEELEEIYRSIFSEIVKYLRNGDTSWDGKEIIEAENLINRAKSLAFKDVENHLTRKQNEFYLYFDMREKQFEIIEGVLPKITTLPVMVQQAELVADFIEDLAENVHSGNTAKRFRDKLEIVKEEFAKMPLPENHEKFLAMASLYQFIEEMDEYLVIKQSFKGIKKKRRKKAITEEV
- a CDS encoding BrxA/BrxB family bacilliredoxin, whose protein sequence is MNMDYDLFMEEIKRTARAEIESAGYEQLRTPEEVEEAFARTGTTLVMVNSVCGCAGGIARPAAANAIHYDKRPDHLVTVFAGQDKEATAAARHLFGDNHIPSSPAFVLLKDGKIVADIGRHEIEGHDPMSVVTNLQGNFEEYCEEV
- the meaB gene encoding methylmalonyl Co-A mutase-associated GTPase MeaB; this encodes MERNENLQQDVGALNVRLGVNGGHDGMTIKPKKFKKKKQNEIDISKLADDVRSGQRTSLSKAITLIESSNTDHKEQAQKLLQELLPYTGNSIRIGITGVPGAGKSSFIETFGTMLCNMGKRVAVLAIDPSSTISGGSILGDKTRMEELSRNKSAFVRPSASAGTLGGVHKKSRETMLLCEAAGYDVILIETVGVGQSETYVRGMVDFFLLLVLTGAGDELQGMKKGIMELADGIVVHKSDGDNVQKARRTVREYMQILHFLQPATPGWMSRAIPASSHEKTGLMEVWEIICQFEQTIKSSNVWESRRLEQTKEWFHTMIRDTLIDSFFQNSNRKIEVKSIEEAILRGEITVTQGVSKLFS